A stretch of DNA from Mauremys mutica isolate MM-2020 ecotype Southern unplaced genomic scaffold, ASM2049712v1 000843F_np12_obj, whole genome shotgun sequence:
AAAATACTCAACaaccagcaactcccattgggaaCACAGGAGAattccctctgcagccccactgAGAAGAAAGGAGATTGCTGGTTGCTCAGCTTTTCTGGCTAAACACCCTCAGCTACTATTGAAgtcaagggtttgtctacactagagtttttTACCTGGAGTAAACTGTCAGTTAACCCGAGGTAGCTTTTACATGTCAGTCTGGATAGCCCACAGACGTTATATAGAACTATTTTGAGTCACCAGGTATATCCAGagagagttgaggatgctcaagACCTCACTACTAGGAGACACTCTAGTAAGTGCTCCCCACTAACATCTGCAGTGTCTCAGTCTGTCCATGTGCGGCACTGACCTGCTATGTAAATTGctgactctctctcctggttGACACATGGGTTCCTAACACAGCAGGACACTTTCTGGTTGGACTCTTCTGTTATAACAATGGCAATCTCTGTTTGAAACAGGCCACCGGCTGCTTGGGATGTTTTCAGAGGCTGATGGTAAGAACTGCCCCTGAAGATCTCTCCACTGAGCCTCGGGCTGTGGGTACCATCTGGATGAACGACACACCACCTTGATCCCTCCGTCCTgatgtccctccacagagatgtcAGGGCCAGAGCCCAAACCTAGAAGGGAATGCAATGAACTGATGTTAAATCTACAATATTGTGTTATGAGCCAAATGTTTCATGACAGTATCTTCAAGAACACCCCTTTGGGAAGGGGGGAGGCATGGATTCTCGTAAACTAGGAATTTCTGGGACACCTGGAAGATGTGAACAGCACTGACCGAGGTAAGGAGGAGATGATGtaggacaggggtggccaacctgtggctccagagccccgtgtggctcttcagaagttaatatgcggctccctGTATAGGCACCGACACCGGGGCTGGAGTtctaggcgccaactttccaatgtgccgggggtgctcactgctcagccctggctctgccacaggccctgcctccactccacccctcccttgagcctgccatgccctcactcctccccctccctcccagaacctcctgcacgccatgaaacagctgatcgggaggtgtgtgtgggggggtgctgattagtgtggcttcccatgggtgggaggcgctgggagcagggggtgggagctgatggggggctgctgacgtattactgtgattctttggcaatgtacattggtaaactctggctccttctcaggctcaggttgggcaccccatATGTGTGGTATTGTTCTATCCACTCtcaaggcctgatccagagcGTAACGCCTCACATTAACAatctgggctttggattaggcctagAAGAGCTCTGTAGCGTCAGACTAGATTGGTTATAGAgaccatttctttttgttttaatgtgaTCGATGCTCTGCATTCTCAATCCATCTTGTGTTAATGAGAGTATTTGAGTCTCAGGGCGAGTCTACTCACAGgctggcaccagcaaaacaaaaccaacttcAACTCACATCTTTGGTTCTTTCAGTGCAAGTCAGTGTGTAACACTCTTATTTTGtgtcttatttttatttcatttaaatcagttgtgAAATGGGACATTGTTAATCTGAAATGACACACACGTAGACTCGCACTGACATCACAAAGGCGTGGATTCAAATTGATGGGCCAAGTTTGTGAATgctgttggagaaaaactcagttctcactctctggttgggtgcagcaaagtcagatactttattgctcgagcaattgcatagagggagggagtgcgctAGGAtgcagggtttccccctcctaggcaggtctctccacaggtaaacaattccagcatttataccttttgttacagacaataataagcaccagctgcattttgtttatacataggtcatcctgataacaTATTTTTCTCACTTATTTTGACTCTAATCTTATTTacacaaggtcacaacaacttctcacacagttccttcccactcgcctcacacaatcctcgcttctaaaAATCTCgcattattagggttacagttagcctgactcttgctaacggAGACTGtcttgcattaagatcccctacaaatccctgtcagttcttgctctacttccacaatgCCTTACACTCAACTCAGTGGCATCTCTCTGTTATTCTGTCTGTGTTTGTAATGTGACACCTTTTGAACGCTGTACCTAGTCGATTCCAAAAGTGCATGGACTGTTCTAGGTCTCACTGGGCACTTGACTTAGGTGAAAATTGGAAAACCAAataggggacaaattaagcctctGCCAACTGATTAGCCCAACCACAACTTCCAGCCCCTTTGCAAGTGTCCAGAGATCAAACTTCCAGCATAACTAGAGTGTCACACACTTTGTATCTTGTGTAGGCTGAGTGCATCGCACGCATGAGGGGCTCCTTGCGTACCTCCATACCCCCCACAAGTCACTGTCCCATCCCCCTCTacttcagggactccctgcaactccccccaatctcccccataccaggggttctgtgtgcacacccccattcccacttCCCCCAATGCTGTCCCTTTCCCCCATGCCAGTGGCTCTGTTTACTGTCCTATTTCCATGTCCTCCACACTGGGGTCCCCATCCTTCCCATCATGCCATGGTTTATGGGTGTCTCTTCTCCCCCATAGATTGGAAGGGTAGGGTGGATGGctggtgccctctctcccctgactgGAGCAGGTGCTGAGGAGGCAGGACtttgggaaggaggaaggaaggaatgacCTCTCCACCCCTTCTGGCTGTCCCTACTGGCTGAGTATCCACCCCATGGAGGGAGAACAATTATTTCTCTTCTAACACTGGAGGTGTCAACATGATAAACTCTGTTGGCAGGATGAGTAGGGCTGTTATGCTTCAAGGTGTTAATGGTGCCATCAACAGATAACAGCTCCATATGGcccccatttcccccatttttgttttctgattgtcCCCAAGATCAACAGGATTCTGGCCTTTGATGCTGAGAAAATTCCCTAAAATGTTGGAATTGATCAGAGGTGGCATTCAGTCCATTTGGCCCCACTGCCTCTCATTGATTGCTGTTCTGTCATATGTGCAGATTCTTCATTTTCTCTAAGGACCAGGGATAAGCTGCTACATAACCCAGGAGGCTGATAGTGTGAGCAGGGGTAAGGGAATCAGTTTTCCTTTTAACGATGCTATAAACAGGCTTGGTGCAGCAGCTGCATATAAGAGGAATCATGTGGAGTAGTTGTGAACCACCTAATTGACATGCATGAAGGCTGAACTCTTCCATAACCTTCACTTGCAAAGCAAAGTTTAGAAGCAGCCTCAGCGTACAGAGCATTCCAGCAAGCCCTTCAATGTGTCCTGAGAGCAGACACTGACTCTACTGGGAAATTACGGGAAGTCAAAAGAGAATTCAGAGCATTGGCTGGCAGAGAAACCACAAGCACCGTCTCCCAAGAGCTCTCTATTTATTATCCTTTCTGAAGTAAAAACAGCAGTGAAACAAGTTACTAACCTTCCACCTGCAGGAGCACTGAAGTGCCTTGAAAGAAGGTAAGTGATTGAAATAAACAAGTATATTGGCCCTCGTCAGAAGGTCGGATATCATGTATTCTCAAGGAAACACTTCCATTGGTGATGTCATCTTTCAGCAGCTCTGTCCTTCCTTGATAGCCCAACATCTGATTTTCATACTGATCCTGCCCATCTTGGTACAGGTGCACAACTGCAGAGTCCTGGGATCGGACCCATCTCACCTCCATGCTCTGAGCGCTcatcctgggggagaggtggcagggcaggacgGCCTCCCACCGACAGATGCTGTGATTGGACGATCAGGTCCAGTCACTGTGAACTGTGCTGTGAAATGTGTCAGGGATAAAAAGTCAATTAAATCAAAGAGGAGCTGAGTGGTGTGTTAATTCAGCAGTAAGACCCACAGCAAGAGAGAGCATCGTGTATTAGAATGCATGACATGGTCTCACGCAGTGCCCTACACACGTGTACGAGGGCAGAGCTCGTATGTGAATTTTATGCATTACTTGTATGATCTCTGACTATGGCTCAACACTTCTCATGGACACCCTGGGGATAATGGTatggggggcctgattctctgataTGCCAAggccttttcctgctgctgcagcacagggacCATCCCAGCTGCTGTAGGGATGGTgtaagccaggggtctcaaactcaaatgacaagggccacatgaggactagtacatttgCCCatgggccgcatcactgacacctcccccctaccgccctcggccccgcccccactccaccccttccctgcccccattccaacctcttccccaaaatccccaccccaactccaccctctgcctgcccccagagggtgcaggaggggtgtagggtgtggcaggagctcagggcagggagttggggtgtggggtgcaggagggatgaggggtgcggcaggggctcaggacagtgggttggggtacaggaggggagcggtgggggttcagggcagggggtcgggtgcagggtgcggcagggggctcagggcagtgggttggggtgcaggaggggtgtggcgggggttggggcagggggttggactgcaGGACGAGTTTAcgggggcaggctctggcctggTACTCactcagggcaggctccctgcctgtctgcTCCACTCCGCGAAGCAGCTGGAacgtgggggagcaggggcacagGAGAGTGCGTGTtactgttgcttcaggcaccgccccagcatctcccattggccgggaacggggaaccgcggccgatgggagctgctgggggcggtgcctgaagcaacatccacacacacctgcctgcgcctctcctcccccaggttccatctgcttcctggagcagtgcaggggcagggcaggtacCCTGCCCCTGGTGCACACAgggccggagccgctctaggtaaacgctGGGGGGGGCCGCAAGGAGCTCGCAGGCCACAGAAAATAATCTCGCAGGCCGTGTGCAGCCCGCGGGCTGCATATTTGAGACCCCCGGTGTAAGGGCTTGCAAAGTGTAAAGATCATCGCTACACAGGTGGTCACTCTACGGGTAAACGTAGAGATAATGGAGAGGGAGGACGAGGCAGATCGGAAAGTGCAGGAGGCAgttctgtgtatttatacctgccagAAACCAGCCAGAGGCCTGAGAAGATTGAGCAGAGGTGTAGCAACCATGGTTATTAGGGACCCAGCTGTGCCCTGCAGTGTCTCCATTTGTGTAAAGAGCATGAGACACCAGGCGGGGTGAGCAGACGTGGTTTGCAAGACAAGGCAGTGATGTGAGATGGATGTTAATAACCAGCAatagaccagcagcaaacccagcGAGGAGGCCGGAGCTCCTACCTGACACCAGCCTCCGCACCTGTAGAGCGAGGCAGAGAGTGACGTAGCCGGGCAGAGCGGAGCTCACTGTGGAgccgggggagaaggagggaaccTTCCCCATCATCATAGCTGGAtctggggaacaggagaaataacAAACCAGAGGGCGGGTGAGTGTGATGCAGTGACAGTgccatggagctgcagggaggaggtAACAGGCCTCACTGCTGCCTAACATACAGCCAAAGGGAAGGGATTTTCCCTACAGTCCTCGTCTGGCCCGGCTCTGAGCTAAAACCCCCGAGCTGctgtctggtctgtttagattgtacgaagctctccagggcagagatGGTCTCTCACTATTGGTGTGTCCAGGgcccagtacaatggggcccccATCTTGGTTTGGGCATTTAGGTGTTACCGTAATCCcagtgaatgaataaataagaaGGGAGGTATTAAGGGAAACAAGCCAGTGCAGgcaaagctcttgagcttaggtCTCTTATTGCTTTGGGGAAAGCAGCTCCATCTCCCAGCAACACCTGTCCCAGGTGAGGGTATTCTGGGGATCTCGCTACctcggggcagcggggggcaTTCCAGTGAATAACATCACCCTTTGGCTTTCTGAACAAGCTCCTTCTCTGCGTCCTGATCACACACATCAATGTAACatcagctagagcaggggtcggcaacctttggcttgCGGCCCGTCAGAGTAATCCGCTagcgggccacgagacagtttgtttacattgaccatccgcaggcatggccacctgcagctcccaatggccgcggttcaccattcctggccaatgggagctgcgggaagcggtggccagcacaccAGGGGTCAGGCAGTTCCTTAGTGTATGTGCTTTGAGAACGCCTGGTGGaaaggaccatctgtcacaaaggtgagctcacctgcgtggtaaaatatatgggatcacccaaggggactgtctgtgactccatgttaatgctgttacagagcctgaagcgtttacactggatacttggttggtgaaatctccatacagacctcacacccaatttggggtttgttccctgcttcttaccagtctgcccgaggctggtgctcgtgctctcgagtcactggggacagcgttacagagagaggggctgtgacttccccacggtcactgaacaggtctgtgacagagccaggaacagaccctgttaactccagagccccgtcacccgcagcttggaaaggcctccgagcacactgtattaggctgcaggaagaggtgtgcagggactgcagctgagctgccctgccaagacagcctgtgcatccatggacaaaccacctcactgggggggtgtcccctgggtcaggagaagtcagtgtccagccctgtggggctgcgctcctggctcatacctccagcactcactgctgcccctcccttcccagctgcactgttcagccagccccaggcctctgtgaggtcacttccacCCGCCtccaccacctcaaaccttcaaactgggacatggtgcaccagtaccaatcagagtgcactagtgtaaattctgtctgtactaagggtttgcaccagtgcctaaaacaccagggtggcagagaccttcagtgcccaaaacagcagtacggtggcactagaacctatttctagctcggtcacagacagcctgggtgaccttggacacgtcaatgtttctcctcccaactttagtctctttccccagctgcccactcaccggggtctcctctctccagagctgctcaccactacagtctgtgtgggtgtccccagagctaaggcaggtcagctcgggaatagtcttacaaggggggctggggagtctctttccctggaactttttaagaacaggtaggacaaagctctgccagagacaatctacatatacttggtcctgcctcggcagagacagctggacttgatgacatcttgaggttctgtccagcactacatttctaggatgccatgcAATATATACGTAcaaaacacaacatccagagtaaaacccaccacaacataatgtcaggaaactcaggaaaaaaaaaaaaagaaaaaataaacaacaaaagccacagcataaaatgacaatacagaggaaaagaaaacacgatgcaaactaacacaccctaggacaatattacacaacgaaaaaaaaaaaaaaaaaagagctcatctcaaaccagcacaacacaggcaccaaacatgctgaggcaaaacaattcaccataaaactgctccacaacatggtgcgatcacagttccaaatggcaccatgcaaaacagctcagcgtagaacaggacacagcacaaaagagaattatttcaatggaggcctggaagggatcttgagagggtgtctcctccagcctcctgtgctgaggcaggaccaagtatccctagacattcccagactggtgtatctctaaccaggtcttaaaaacctccagtgaaggaaattccacagtctcccttggaagccaatgcaaggcaaacactgaccaaaacaacgctgcacacacacacgctgggcctggggttaaggggagaggcaagaattcaaacaatctgggttcagttcccagttttgccccaaattctccatgcaaacttgttagataccggcggctggcccgtgcccactgacttgggctcatacggctcaggctgtggggcagtttaattgtggtgtccattttccagctggggctgcagcccaaggtctggcaccctcccacctcgcagggtcctacagcctggcccaagcccgagcccagacatctacactgcaattaaacagccccttcgcctgagccctatgagcctgagtcacctggcatgggccagctggggggttttaataGCAGGGTaaagatacccttggtgtctgttcaacaCCTgttacaatggggaccctgatcttggtcagtgtgcaGAGTCCTGACCAACAGGGGAGCCTGAGCTCAGttgggggctctgcaactcccagcattacaggatccctgattttgtttagggcccctgcagtatctggcaaaatgtggggccaggatctctgtcaggttctgtgcagtgcccagtacagtggtggggtgtgatcttcATTAGGGTCTACAGCAACGTGCAGATCCCTTTCTTTAGTTGTGTAGCCGATATGTTCTGCTGACGCTGCCAGGCgtaatgcatgttcagtaggggTTTCTCCCCTACTAATGCTGCATTGTCCTTCTCttctaggttagtatattaatgatctcattttggtgtcatgtgtgtcagttcgttgccatggcacttgtgtgctcagacatctgaggatgctctgcagaaaag
This window harbors:
- the LOC123357636 gene encoding butyrophilin subfamily 1 member A1-like gives rise to the protein MISDLLTRANILVYFNHLPSFKALQCSCRWKVWALALTSLWRDIRTEGSRWCVVHPDGTHSPRLSGEIFRGSSYHQPLKTSQAAGGLFQTEIAIVITEESNQKVSCCVRNPCVNQERESAIYIADLFFPRVSPWVVALVVILALVIALALYCIWTQRRAKETLQTHMKNQKGILLTEM